One genomic segment of Pseudomonadota bacterium includes these proteins:
- a CDS encoding S8 family peptidase codes for MRNPRRRIAFLATMLALQAVALASPEHNPVARESRAESDGVEDGSLAVIVKLRRNAAGAAIAKLSTGSDRASALANRTQLKLTAKREISDLLLASRIDVTGTSAAEALERLRADPAVEYAVPDRRRFAQATNPNDTLFSGQWYLKNTEVSAVNAIGAWDSELGSTGVVIAVLDTGVLYDHPDLGRADSGGKLLPGYDFVSGTAQANDGGGRDADPSDPGDWIDDTDKTNAAFTNCDTGASSWHGTRVAGMIGARTNNAAGVAGLDWNSFVLPVRVLGKCGGTDSDIIAGMRWAAGLPVSGVPANPTPARVLNLSLGATGPCEPSYRDTIQELTARKVLVVISAGNEGTMVSSPANCPGVAAVAAIRHAGSKVGFSNLGPEVAIAAPGGNCVNINGGPCLFSLDTTSDSGAKAPGAFTFTDQLNSNLGTSFSAPIVSGIAGLMLSRNANLSTSQMLARLREGAKPFPSTVSDAPAIVACHVPVSTEDFQLEQCLCTADTCGAGMANAAGALQAADRPIAAVAVPGSVFPGQNVALSAAASAASCGRSVATFSWSVVLPATNAPAIVGANTANAMVIAPTTGAVTIRLLVTDNLARTDSADVIVEPTRVTTAAPATAGSSACATPVVSGPTPGAPAPPPPPPPPATPPTLPTPPASSGGGGGGGALEFLTLFLLGLMTLRVARRR; via the coding sequence ATGCGCAACCCCAGACGCCGAATCGCCTTCCTGGCGACCATGCTGGCTCTCCAGGCTGTTGCGCTCGCATCGCCCGAACACAATCCGGTCGCACGTGAATCCCGCGCGGAATCGGACGGCGTCGAGGACGGCAGTCTCGCGGTCATCGTCAAGCTGCGCCGCAATGCCGCCGGCGCCGCCATCGCCAAGCTCTCGACCGGCTCGGACCGGGCGAGCGCGCTTGCGAATCGCACGCAGCTCAAGCTGACAGCCAAGCGCGAAATCTCGGATCTGCTGCTGGCGAGCCGTATCGATGTGACCGGCACCAGTGCCGCAGAGGCCCTCGAACGATTGCGCGCCGACCCGGCCGTGGAATACGCGGTGCCCGATCGACGACGTTTTGCCCAGGCCACGAACCCCAACGACACGTTGTTCAGTGGCCAGTGGTATCTCAAGAACACCGAGGTCTCCGCGGTGAACGCCATCGGTGCCTGGGATAGCGAGCTAGGCTCGACCGGCGTCGTGATCGCCGTGCTCGATACGGGCGTCCTGTATGACCACCCGGACCTCGGCCGTGCTGATTCCGGCGGAAAACTGCTCCCGGGCTACGATTTCGTGAGTGGCACGGCCCAGGCGAATGACGGTGGCGGCCGTGACGCCGACCCCTCCGATCCCGGCGACTGGATCGACGACACCGACAAGACCAACGCCGCGTTCACCAATTGCGACACCGGCGCGAGCTCATGGCATGGCACCCGAGTGGCCGGAATGATCGGCGCGCGGACCAATAACGCGGCGGGTGTCGCCGGCCTCGACTGGAACTCCTTCGTCCTGCCGGTTCGTGTGCTCGGCAAATGCGGCGGCACCGACAGCGACATCATCGCCGGAATGCGTTGGGCCGCCGGGCTGCCGGTGTCCGGTGTGCCGGCCAATCCCACACCGGCGCGTGTGCTCAATCTCAGCCTCGGGGCCACGGGCCCGTGCGAACCCAGTTATCGCGACACGATCCAGGAGCTGACCGCCCGCAAGGTGCTGGTCGTGATCTCGGCCGGCAACGAAGGGACCATGGTTTCCTCGCCCGCCAACTGCCCGGGGGTGGCTGCCGTTGCGGCGATCCGCCATGCCGGCAGCAAGGTGGGTTTCAGCAATCTCGGTCCGGAAGTCGCGATCGCGGCGCCGGGAGGCAACTGCGTGAACATCAACGGCGGCCCATGCCTGTTCTCGCTCGACACGACCTCCGACAGTGGCGCCAAGGCGCCGGGTGCGTTCACGTTCACGGATCAGTTGAACAGCAACCTCGGCACGAGCTTCTCGGCGCCCATCGTCTCGGGCATCGCCGGGTTGATGTTGTCGCGCAACGCGAATCTGTCCACGAGTCAGATGCTGGCGCGCTTGCGCGAGGGCGCGAAGCCCTTCCCGAGCACTGTTTCCGATGCGCCCGCCATCGTTGCGTGCCATGTGCCGGTGTCGACCGAGGACTTCCAGCTCGAGCAGTGCCTGTGTACCGCCGACACCTGCGGGGCCGGTATGGCGAATGCGGCTGGAGCACTCCAGGCGGCCGATCGCCCCATCGCGGCGGTCGCGGTGCCGGGCAGCGTGTTTCCAGGCCAAAACGTCGCTTTGAGCGCCGCGGCCAGCGCGGCATCGTGTGGCCGATCGGTCGCGACGTTCTCGTGGAGCGTGGTGTTGCCGGCAACCAACGCGCCGGCGATCGTGGGTGCGAACACGGCCAACGCCATGGTGATCGCCCCGACCACGGGCGCGGTCACGATTCGTCTTCTGGTGACCGATAACCTCGCCCGGACCGACAGCGCCGATGTGATCGTTGAGCCCACCCGGGTTACCACGGCGGCGCCCGCGACCGCCGGCTCGTCCGCATGTGCGACGCCGGTGGTTTCCGGTCCGACACCGGGAGCACCGGCTCCTCCTCCTCCTCCTCCTCCTCCTGCGACACCGCCGACCCTGCCCACGCCCCCCGCTTCCTCCGGAGGGGGTGGCGGCGGTGGCGCGCTCGAATTCCTCACGCTGTTCTTGCTAGGTCTCATGACCCTGCGGGTCGCGCGCCGCCGCTGA